The region ttgcccggttttacttttcgtttggcgtttgttggtcgatgtacgattgtcatcttggctatcaccctggtacagtcagcatcaaatagatacGGCCAAAGTAGTCAAATATATACACACCTTTCTTATCGAACAAATAAGTTTGTATACCAATATGTTTGGTcatttgacgctgactgtactattaaattataaacattAAATAGAATTAAAGATTTTGCTCTGAACACAAAGTGCTAGAATGATAGCACGTGACATTAAGTTACCTCAAAATTGTGAATAAATCATCTCTATTAGTTATTACCAAAATGATTATACTCAATGAAtttttgttctgtaatattaACATCAAAGACAGCTCAATATAGTacctgtttaatttatttatactgTTATAACTATGTTTTAGTTCCTGGCGGTCACTGTGAAGATATAAATTTatatcttttaaataaaaaatgttttagtcTGATTagttttttattacactttcaATGCAAATACATATATGCAAAAATAGGACTTCCCCTATTCCTTCCACTTATCTACGCGTAAAAAGTCTCATAACATATTCATCAAAACTTCAAATATAATTTGCTCAACAAAACTTTAATCTTACAGATCGTAACACAATCATACAGTATACTTGTTCCGAACTAACAGTTACCGAGTTCCTCATTCACCTCCTCCGCCAACGACAGCAGTTTCCGCCACTGCGCCGGGGTCAGGCTGATGCCTTTCTTCCCTGGTAACAAGTCTCCGTTCTTCTCGTAAAACTCGCGAATATCCACATAAGTCTTCCCCTTGAACCCCCTCACTTTGACAAGCTTCTGACCCTCAAGGACCCATGTTGGCTCTTTGTCCGTAGTCCTTGAGCCCATTTTGGCTTTTTTTTCTGGAGGTACATTTCTCTGAAAATATGAATGCAAGTTAAGTTTTTCTTTACTTTTAATGGAGTGTGGAGGTCAGGACATTGACCTCACAGATAAGCTTTGAAAACTATAATAGGGTTAGACCAAGATCCTCCTAAGGCCcgaggtcctacctatagtacttattcagttcaatgaaatttaaatcatatttgattggaacagagttgcttttgctttgtttcgttcagtctttgaacaacgcaaaatcaactctatttcctacactaaaggttcaaatttctgtggcaaatattgcatttttcatttgtatggctgggccctaGGAGGAGATACTAACTCTgcatgtcatcattaatgtaaatttctatgaaaatataatgatttaaatgtcTCTCTCTCTCCCTCACTTTTTTCTGTTAAAATAAATGGAGTCTAGTTCTCATGTAGAAGAAAATAATTCATTCCACATCAATATTTAATCTGCTTAGTATCAGTTTTATTTacacttaggggtcatccattaattacgtcacacgaatttctaggttttttgacccctcccccccccccccttgtcacatttggtcacatttggcaaacccctcccccctagtgtgacgtcacattttttctacgaaatcgccaaatcgaattaagtaagtacctaagtattattaatattttatcaaaatatttttgacgatataaatattagtaattttataacccaaaactgcttaggaaagaaaattaaaagaataaaaacgattatcgttttaaaaacttgttatttaaatgtacagcgaataaaataattaaaaaaaaaaaaccgggcaagtgcgagtcggagttccgtaccataatgcaaaaaaaaaaaaaaaagcaaaaaaaaaacggtcacccatccaagtactgacctttcccgacgttgcttaactttggtcaaaaatcacgtttgttgtatgggagccccatttaaatctttattttattctgtttttagtatttgttgttatagcggcaacagaaatacatcatctgtgaaaatttcaactgtctagctatcacggttcgtgagatacagcctggtgacagacggacggacggacggacggacagcgaagtcttagtaatagggtcccgttttaccctttgggtacggaaccctaaaaaaatttcggttactgatgaagttaaagtgacgtcacaaagtttgtgtctcccccctcccccatgtcacaatatgtcacattttcttgaccccctccctccccctaaacgtgtgacgtaattaatggatgaccccttatagaTAACCGTTAAGAATGCTTGTATAAATTACTGATAAGGCTATTATTATTTGATGATGATGCATTATTcctatgcatttttttttattgaccaATTGATGACAATGTAGTGAGCAAAAATATTACCTTATAGCAGCAAAATATGTAAGGTGGGatgctaagctaatagttttgACGAGACTGTACATCATGGAAAAGTAATTGGAAAGTTTCCAAGTTCTTAAGTGCTAAGTatcaattaataaatatgtataaacatGTGTTTTCTAGGATGATCTATTTATCATTTACTTACATCAACAGGTCCCTCGTCGCTGTCGCTAGAACTTTCAGCTTTCTTCTTGTTTTTGGGCATGTTGTTTTGTTTAATGATTTGCTTATCACAAAATCTGTAAACAATTGTATAAAATTAACctagaaatatttttaaacagtggacTGTATCATTCAAACAgggttttttttacaaaagatCAGTATAATTTCTTCTAGAACATTtaattattctaaaataaaggTTACTAATTGCAATTAAAGCttaattctaattttatttaacttaccgTTGTCgtttaaaacgtagtgattatattctctttggtcgTTTGACGTTGCCACCTAGCCGGTATCTCAACCTTAACTCAATCAGCTGTTTGAGCTGTTTGACCTCATCGACTGTTCTTTGGTTGTATGTGTAACTTCGACGTTTTTTTATGACAGCAGAATAGCATATAACGTCACATTGACAGTGACAGGTATTAAACATAACCTGCAAAAATAAGCTACGACCTGTGTAAACTTAGAATTTTATCTAAAACAGGTATATTGAATTATATTCAAAACACGATGTTAGAACCCTGGAACGATGCCTCTCTGCTACCACCACCTGTTCATACATTTCTATGTCATCGTAAAGTTGGTAAGTTCATCGTTGACCTTTTTTTAAAACACGCCTGCTTGTCGGATAACTTTTGAACTGTTTGTAACTCTTTTTAATTACAGGCATTCAGGATCTAAAAACCACTTGTAGGAATATGATCAAAGTACTGTCTAATCAATCTCCTTTGCACAAAGAGAGCGCAATACTCTCTAGATTTGCTTACAAGTACGACAAGAAGTTTCGCAACGATATCGGCTACAGGCATTTTAAGAAAGTTAACGTAGCCTTACGGCGCTATTTGGGGCTGAAGGTATTGAAGGACATAGAAAACTTCAGCGACACATTGCCGGCTGATGATGAGGATTATTTACCGACAAGACAAATGCTTCAATATATAATGATCAGATTAATGACGTTTGCGAAGATAATGGTGAGGGTTTGCGTATGTTCGAAGCAAGCGTCGGTATTTTATTTGGACCGCATAAAGTGCGGGGAGGGCCACTGGATGTCTCTGATGCCATATGCAGCGCTGAGCCGAGTGTGGTCGCTGTGCACGGTGCTGCTGCGGAGCGCCTGCGCATGGTACGCGCGCCTGCGGCCCTGGCTCGACAAACTACAACTGAAGGGAGTAGACTTCCTACCAGACAACTATTCCCTGCCGGCTGACTTAGAGGTGTGGCTGGACCTTAAAAACATTGACTCTTTTGGAAGGTTTGAATGGGCTCCGGACAAATGCTTGACATTGTACCAGAGCTTAATAGTTGACGACGATGATGATAATACTGACAGCTTCATGGATTATGTCAATCGGCTAAATGAAGAAGATGACTCTGAGAAGCCATCATGTCATCTTAAGGTAAACAGGCTTTCAAAAGAAAGTCTACCCGAGGTACAAATAAATCCAGTACTAAATAAAGATAAGGGAGAGAGCATTTCTAGAGAAAGTTTTAAAGCCCCACTGCACTCCAAATCAAAATCAACTGCAATATTAAATACTGATAAAGGAGAGACAATATCCCGGGAAAGTTTTAAAGCGCCACAACACACTCAATCAAAACAAGTTGAATTAAAGAGCAATAATACATACATTCATTCTCCAGCAAATGTGACTGATACAGAATCTTTAAAAAAGTTCATGTTGATGGAAGAAGGCTTTAGAAATGAACAaaatgagtcatccttaaccagCCACCTGAGTTTCATGCAGTGGACAGCTTTAAAGAATTCATTAGACACATTAGGTGATTCCTTGTCCAACAAAAGAAAAATAgagaaaaaattcaaaaaaatatggAAAGAAAAGTGCATTGATTATagttaataaatgtattttccattttttcttttattatttactaacaCAAATTATTTACAGTTTAATCATAACAGCACCAATTTAATCACTTTGAAAAAATATAGATGTTTAACACAATCAAAGATATATTCAGgtacaatataaaacaaatacaatATTACAAAATCCTTGCTAATTGTAATTAAGCTATGTATGAAATTATGGCCAATGTCAATATGAAATGGTAGTTTTTACTTTATTACTTTAGAGGCCATAAATAGCTTCCAATATTAAAGTATGATAATTCAGTTTAAGATTTAGATTACTTAATATGAAATGTCTTCATATTACTTTGAATATATTATGATAGTTTGACAATGCTATATAAAAAGTTTCCACATTCTTCAGTAATCAATCAATAATGCAAGTATCATTAAGGAAATTATTTTATACAAGTAAAAAGTtgcttgtaaaaaaataaatataagaccAGATAAATAAATGGATAATCTCATAAACGATGGAATATTTTATAAGGGTCTGTCTCCTTAAAATTGTTCCTGACAAacgtttttaatacaaaccccttgtgcagatgtagtgcataattgtttttcattgtattttctcggaaacgttcgtatttggcATGCTACTTTAgacaacctcagtactttttgtactgaggctgactgaaatagcaagacacgttcgtacgtttccgtgaaaatacgatggaaaataattatgcagtaCTTACATCTGTATGGATAATTATTATGGTTTcacttttatcatttgtcatTTTTGACAT is a window of Cydia splendana chromosome 1, ilCydSple1.2, whole genome shotgun sequence DNA encoding:
- the LOC134793729 gene encoding RNA polymerase II transcriptional coactivator, producing the protein MPKNKKKAESSSDSDEGPVDRNVPPEKKAKMGSRTTDKEPTWVLEGQKLVKVRGFKGKTYVDIREFYEKNGDLLPGKKGISLTPAQWRKLLSLAEEVNEELGNC
- the LOC134793886 gene encoding uncharacterized protein LOC134793886, with the translated sequence MLEPWNDASLLPPPVHTFLCHRKVGIQDLKTTCRNMIKVLSNQSPLHKESAILSRFAYKYDKKFRNDIGYRHFKKVNVALRRYLGLKVLKDIENFSDTLPADDEDYLPTRQMLQYIMIRLMTFAKIMVRVCVCSKQASVFYLDRIKCGEGHWMSLMPYAALSRVWSLCTVLLRSACAWYARLRPWLDKLQLKGVDFLPDNYSLPADLEVWLDLKNIDSFGRFEWAPDKCLTLYQSLIVDDDDDNTDSFMDYVNRLNEEDDSEKPSCHLKVNRLSKESLPEVQINPVLNKDKGESISRESFKAPLHSKSKSTAILNTDKGETISRESFKAPQHTQSKQVELKSNNTYIHSPANVTDTESLKKFMLMEEGFRNEQNESSLTSHLSFMQWTALKNSLDTLGDSLSNKRKIEKKFKKIWKEKCIDYS